One stretch of Streptomyces sp. NBC_00443 DNA includes these proteins:
- a CDS encoding thiamine pyrophosphate-dependent enzyme — translation MTAVLDGPTGTEALAATLAERALEARRLVVDMAASERGCHLGGSLSVLDILVAALHRSSAADGTEVVLSKGHAAAGLYAALYVSGMLPENPAPLYGRAGRPYTGHPGPKVPGVRFPTGSLGHGVPYAAGWALARRIGGQGGLGIAVAGDGELQEGLVWETCQVAAAQELGNFVLVVDRNGGQNDGLVADISPLPGLTERFAAFGFEVAETDGHDPAALAELFAGDRSAARRPLAVVAHTVKGKGVPAVEGKAGSHYVTIDATRAAKWKRAIR, via the coding sequence ATGACTGCCGTGCTGGACGGTCCCACCGGCACCGAGGCCCTCGCGGCCACGCTCGCCGAACGGGCCCTGGAAGCCCGGCGGCTGGTCGTCGACATGGCGGCGTCCGAACGCGGATGCCATCTGGGCGGCAGCCTGTCGGTGCTCGACATCCTGGTCGCCGCCCTGCACCGGTCCTCCGCCGCCGACGGCACGGAGGTCGTGCTGAGCAAGGGGCACGCCGCCGCCGGCCTGTATGCCGCGCTGTACGTCAGCGGCATGCTGCCGGAGAACCCCGCGCCGTTGTACGGCAGGGCGGGCCGGCCCTACACCGGCCATCCGGGCCCCAAGGTGCCCGGTGTCCGGTTCCCCACCGGGAGCCTCGGGCACGGCGTCCCGTACGCGGCGGGCTGGGCCCTGGCCCGCCGGATCGGCGGACAGGGCGGCCTGGGCATAGCCGTCGCAGGCGATGGCGAGCTCCAGGAAGGGCTGGTCTGGGAGACCTGCCAGGTGGCGGCGGCGCAGGAACTGGGCAACTTCGTGCTCGTCGTGGACCGCAACGGCGGGCAGAACGACGGGCTTGTCGCGGACATCTCGCCGCTGCCCGGTCTCACCGAGCGATTCGCCGCCTTCGGGTTCGAGGTCGCGGAGACCGACGGGCACGATCCGGCGGCGCTGGCCGAGCTGTTCGCCGGGGACCGGTCGGCGGCGCGCCGCCCTCTCGCCGTCGTCGCCCACACCGTCAAGGGCAAGGGGGTGCCGGCCGTGGAAGGCAAGGCGGGTTCTCACTACGTGACCATCGACGCCACGCGCGCCGCGAAGTGGAAGCGAGCGATCCGATGA
- a CDS encoding M20/M25/M40 family metallo-hydrolase, which translates to MTRPLYVIKVGSATLDREAIHKEIADVAARGARVLLVAGGATGIERHYAAIDRPVPTLRLTNGDEVRYCPPEEMDHLVDAYERVTLPAVERSLRAQGLRTFTAVAARGGLVVGRANRPLKAVTAEGRPVVVRDHRAGVPAEADTEALNALLDTYDVVCLSPPVADRDGDAPLNVDADVLAAVLAVALDADHLRLVTGTAGLLTDPDDPDSTLRDAYPGDGARYAGGRMRQKVRAAEIALQDSSADVAITGPHTMSETSGWTRFWRTRGPADDLDLLTRAVLVPSVSGDEAELAACLAEWCRGRGIEARIDPAGNLVASRGTGSRRLLLLGHLDTVPHRWPAEWRDGELWGRGSVDAKGSLAAFLEVLADAAIPEDGRLIVVGAVEEEISSSKGAFHVRDNYPADAVVIGEPSGSGKLTLGYFGLFKLAVTASVPTGHSAGMDAVSAPDRLIRALGEIRASVLEHAPEALSAVIDIRCERGRERDRAHGVLNFRVPPGADLEALRAAALRHTGDGVDIEALRGTPGHQGGRSGPLAKAFTRAFAEAGVRPRFVVKKGTSDMNTLATTWHDVPMVAYGPGDSALDHTDEERIGGEEYRAARALLADAVNRWFALPEGSRR; encoded by the coding sequence ATGACCCGGCCGCTGTATGTCATCAAGGTCGGCAGTGCGACGCTCGACCGCGAGGCCATCCACAAGGAGATCGCCGACGTGGCCGCCCGCGGCGCCCGGGTGCTCCTGGTGGCGGGCGGGGCCACGGGCATCGAACGCCACTACGCGGCGATCGACCGCCCGGTCCCCACGCTCCGGCTGACCAACGGCGACGAGGTGCGCTACTGCCCTCCCGAGGAGATGGACCACCTCGTCGACGCCTACGAGCGGGTCACCCTGCCCGCCGTGGAACGCAGCCTGCGAGCCCAGGGCCTGCGGACGTTCACGGCCGTCGCCGCGCGGGGCGGCCTGGTCGTCGGCCGGGCCAACCGCCCGCTGAAGGCGGTGACCGCCGAGGGCCGCCCCGTCGTGGTCCGGGACCACCGCGCGGGCGTGCCCGCCGAGGCCGACACCGAGGCGCTGAACGCCCTGCTCGACACGTACGACGTGGTCTGCCTGTCCCCGCCGGTCGCGGACCGGGACGGTGACGCTCCGCTGAACGTGGACGCCGACGTCCTGGCCGCGGTGCTCGCGGTTGCCCTGGACGCCGATCACCTCCGGCTGGTCACCGGCACCGCGGGACTGCTGACCGACCCGGACGATCCGGACTCGACGCTGCGCGACGCCTACCCGGGCGACGGGGCGCGGTACGCCGGCGGGCGCATGCGCCAGAAGGTGCGCGCGGCCGAGATCGCCCTGCAGGACAGCAGCGCCGACGTGGCCATCACCGGTCCGCACACCATGAGCGAGACGTCGGGGTGGACCCGGTTCTGGCGCACCCGGGGACCCGCCGACGACCTCGACCTGCTCACTCGCGCGGTCTTGGTGCCATCGGTCTCCGGCGACGAGGCGGAACTCGCCGCCTGTCTCGCCGAATGGTGCCGGGGGCGGGGCATCGAGGCCCGCATCGACCCGGCGGGCAACCTCGTCGCGTCGCGGGGCACCGGTTCCCGCCGGCTGCTGCTCCTGGGCCACCTCGACACGGTCCCGCATCGTTGGCCCGCCGAGTGGCGGGACGGTGAGCTGTGGGGGCGCGGCAGCGTCGACGCCAAGGGCAGTCTCGCCGCCTTCCTCGAGGTCCTGGCGGACGCGGCGATACCCGAGGACGGTCGGCTGATCGTGGTCGGCGCGGTCGAGGAGGAGATCTCCTCCTCCAAGGGGGCGTTCCACGTGCGGGACAACTACCCGGCGGACGCCGTCGTCATCGGCGAACCCAGCGGCTCGGGGAAGCTGACCCTCGGCTACTTCGGGCTCTTCAAACTGGCGGTGACCGCCTCGGTGCCCACCGGCCACTCGGCCGGCATGGACGCGGTGTCGGCCCCCGACCGCCTGATCCGCGCCCTCGGGGAGATCCGCGCGTCGGTGCTGGAGCACGCTCCCGAGGCGCTCAGCGCGGTCATCGACATCCGGTGCGAGCGCGGCCGGGAGCGCGACCGGGCGCACGGAGTCCTCAACTTCCGGGTGCCGCCGGGAGCCGATCTCGAAGCGCTGCGCGCCGCCGCGCTCCGGCACACCGGTGACGGGGTCGACATCGAGGCGCTGCGCGGCACGCCGGGCCACCAGGGCGGCCGCTCGGGTCCGCTGGCCAAGGCGTTCACCCGAGCCTTCGCCGAGGCCGGGGTGCGGCCCCGCTTCGTGGTGAAGAAGGGGACGTCGGACATGAACACCCTGGCGACCACGTGGCACGACGTGCCGATGGTGGCGTACGGGCCGGGCGACTCCGCCCTCGACCACACCGACGAGGAACGCATCGGCGGCGAGGAGTACCGCGCCGCCCGCGCGCTGCTCGCCGACGCGGTGAACCGCTGGTTCGCCCTTCCGGAAGGGAGCCGCCGATGA
- the argC gene encoding N-acetyl-gamma-glutamyl-phosphate reductase, producing MADAEHEKIRVAVLGASGYTGGEVIRLLLEHPQVELAFLSAERAAGSAVGSIHPWLRNHPKASGLTFRPLAELADTDTVDVAFGCLPTGALPEQLPLVADRAKRVLNLGGDFRLRDEKQVGKHYPGTAAHPPLDDFAYYVPELSPGIPESRFVSLPGCMAVTTIYALYPLFAAAGPLVADRVVVDAKTGSTGGGRGSGEQPAERSGNFRVHKLHGHRHAPEVQQAIADFTGAAVDLRFSTHSLDVSRGIMVTAYSELRPGVSALDVKRAYAKAYVGKQFVRVRPAPKAPQDFPMLKAVTGSNVAEVAVSVRDGQCVTVAALDNLIKGAAGQAIQAMNLIHGFDEAAGLPITAVSP from the coding sequence TTGGCTGACGCAGAGCACGAGAAGATCCGCGTCGCCGTCCTCGGAGCCAGCGGCTACACCGGCGGCGAGGTGATCCGGCTGCTCCTGGAGCACCCGCAGGTGGAACTCGCGTTCCTCTCGGCGGAACGCGCCGCGGGCAGCGCTGTCGGCAGCATCCACCCCTGGCTGCGCAACCACCCCAAGGCGTCCGGCCTCACGTTCCGGCCGCTGGCCGAGCTCGCGGACACGGACACCGTCGATGTCGCCTTCGGCTGTCTGCCCACCGGCGCACTGCCCGAGCAGCTGCCGCTGGTCGCCGACCGGGCCAAGCGGGTGCTGAACCTGGGCGGCGACTTCCGGCTGCGCGACGAGAAGCAGGTCGGCAAGCACTACCCGGGGACGGCGGCCCACCCGCCGCTGGACGACTTCGCCTACTACGTACCGGAGTTGAGTCCCGGCATCCCCGAGAGCCGGTTCGTCAGCCTCCCCGGCTGCATGGCCGTCACCACGATCTACGCCCTGTACCCGCTGTTCGCCGCCGCCGGTCCGCTGGTCGCCGACCGGGTCGTGGTCGACGCCAAGACCGGGTCCACCGGCGGCGGCCGCGGGAGCGGCGAGCAGCCGGCCGAGCGCAGCGGCAACTTCCGGGTGCACAAGCTGCACGGCCACCGGCACGCGCCGGAGGTCCAGCAGGCCATCGCCGACTTCACGGGCGCCGCCGTCGATCTGCGGTTCTCCACGCACAGCCTGGACGTGTCGCGCGGCATCATGGTGACCGCCTACTCGGAGCTGCGGCCCGGAGTCTCCGCCCTCGACGTCAAGCGTGCCTACGCCAAGGCCTACGTCGGCAAGCAGTTCGTGCGGGTCCGCCCGGCGCCCAAGGCGCCCCAGGACTTCCCGATGCTCAAGGCCGTCACCGGCTCCAACGTCGCCGAGGTGGCGGTTTCCGTCCGCGACGGCCAGTGCGTCACGGTGGCCGCCCTCGACAACCTGATCAAGGGTGCGGCAGGCCAGGCCATCCAGGCCATGAACCTCATCCACGGGTTCGACGAGGCAGCCGGGCTGCCGATCACGGCGGTGTCGCCATGA
- a CDS encoding DegT/DnrJ/EryC1/StrS aminotransferase family protein: MITDFPAAPLPLPDPAELDSELAALGGGAMIPKASRRTLFPVITKEDVFNLMLAQRQAPEKVVADFAEAYRSYVGAAHALPTASGTSSLHMALVGAGVRPGDEVIVPAFTFIATAQAVVAAHAIPVFVDIDPVTYCMDPRAAAAAITDRTRALMPVHVHGLPADVSALRALADRHGIALVEDASHAHSAKVGERVAGSLGDAAGQSLMADKNFPLGGEGGIAFFATEESYDRARAYLERHGIDYGMSWVAAAFGASQLKRLPYYDEVRARNATLLGEVLRETGLFTPPHVPGGHVHAYNMYRVTLHPEAVGLDDVPVFAVKEAVHELLVAEGVPAREWQNTPIPCHLPFQHRDGFGNGYPFTLNPGAVRDHRPEDFPVTLGMLDSTLVLCRELRSPVEYERILRYADAFRKVARRPDAIRKLVETRDYRRPYDKAARLG; encoded by the coding sequence ATGATCACCGACTTCCCGGCAGCGCCGCTGCCCCTGCCCGACCCCGCCGAACTCGACTCCGAACTCGCCGCCCTCGGCGGCGGGGCCATGATTCCCAAGGCGTCGCGGCGGACGCTCTTCCCGGTCATCACCAAGGAAGACGTCTTCAACCTGATGCTCGCCCAGCGGCAGGCGCCCGAGAAGGTCGTCGCCGACTTCGCGGAGGCCTACCGCTCCTACGTCGGTGCGGCGCACGCGCTGCCCACCGCCAGTGGCACCTCCAGCCTGCACATGGCCCTCGTCGGCGCCGGCGTGCGGCCCGGCGACGAGGTCATCGTGCCGGCGTTCACCTTCATCGCGACCGCGCAGGCCGTCGTGGCCGCGCACGCGATCCCCGTGTTCGTCGACATCGACCCCGTCACCTACTGCATGGATCCCCGGGCAGCGGCCGCCGCGATCACCGACCGCACCCGCGCGCTGATGCCGGTGCACGTGCACGGTCTGCCCGCCGATGTGTCCGCCCTGCGCGCCCTCGCCGACCGGCACGGCATCGCCCTCGTCGAGGACGCCTCGCACGCCCATTCCGCGAAGGTCGGCGAGCGGGTGGCCGGCTCCCTCGGGGACGCCGCCGGCCAGAGCCTGATGGCCGACAAGAACTTCCCGCTCGGCGGCGAGGGCGGCATCGCCTTCTTCGCCACCGAGGAGAGCTACGACCGGGCCCGGGCCTACCTGGAACGGCACGGCATCGACTACGGCATGTCGTGGGTCGCGGCCGCCTTCGGCGCCAGCCAGCTCAAGCGGCTCCCGTACTACGACGAGGTCCGGGCACGCAATGCCACGCTGCTCGGCGAAGTCCTGCGCGAAACCGGCCTGTTCACCCCGCCGCACGTACCCGGCGGGCACGTCCACGCGTACAACATGTACCGCGTCACCCTGCACCCCGAGGCCGTGGGCCTGGACGACGTACCGGTGTTCGCGGTCAAGGAGGCCGTGCACGAGCTGCTGGTCGCCGAAGGCGTCCCGGCCCGTGAGTGGCAGAACACCCCGATCCCGTGCCACCTGCCCTTCCAGCACCGGGACGGCTTCGGAAACGGCTACCCGTTCACCCTCAACCCCGGCGCCGTACGCGATCACCGGCCGGAGGACTTCCCGGTCACCCTCGGCATGCTCGACAGCACCCTCGTCCTCTGCCGCGAGCTGCGCTCCCCGGTGGAGTACGAGCGGATCCTGCGCTACGCCGACGCCTTCCGGAAGGTCGCTCGTCGTCCGGACGCCATCCGCAAGCTCGTCGAGACCCGCGACTACCGTCGCCCCTACGACAAGGCGGCCCGCCTTGGCTGA
- a CDS encoding degT/DnrJ/EryC1/StrS aminotransferase, with product MELFDTATVLARVLTTGVVMSIEKSDRELPGLERLLTKKTGRARAVLVNSRTAAIHAALAGQGIGHGDSVALPEPDPAAGRFLGWLGVSVEKQGPAAYDHVSLDSANADQLGELTRSATAPALVVDLTGLGFGPAAAVLTDDDGLWARAERLKIFGAYDLRTMWTQEEADAALVPGVQFNYRLSPLVAACVRMALTQAVRPATSTGARS from the coding sequence ATGGAACTGTTCGACACCGCAACGGTGCTCGCCCGCGTCCTCACCACGGGCGTGGTCATGAGCATCGAGAAGAGTGACCGGGAACTGCCCGGCCTCGAACGACTCCTGACCAAGAAGACCGGGCGCGCACGGGCCGTCCTCGTCAACAGCCGTACCGCCGCGATCCACGCGGCGCTCGCCGGCCAGGGCATAGGCCACGGGGACTCCGTCGCCCTCCCCGAACCGGACCCGGCGGCCGGCCGCTTCCTCGGCTGGCTCGGTGTCAGTGTCGAGAAGCAGGGGCCGGCCGCGTACGACCACGTGTCGCTGGATTCCGCGAACGCCGACCAGCTGGGCGAGTTGACCCGGTCCGCCACCGCCCCCGCCCTCGTCGTTGACCTCACCGGACTCGGCTTCGGGCCGGCCGCCGCCGTCCTCACCGACGACGACGGGCTCTGGGCCCGCGCCGAGCGACTGAAGATCTTCGGCGCCTACGACCTGCGCACGATGTGGACGCAGGAGGAGGCCGACGCCGCCCTGGTGCCCGGGGTCCAGTTCAACTACCGGCTCAGCCCGCTTGTGGCCGCCTGCGTGCGGATGGCCCTGACCCAGGCGGTACGTCCCGCCACCTCCACCGGAGCGCGCTCATGA
- a CDS encoding RimK family alpha-L-glutamate ligase produces MTTSDQVLLSVTMLRPEEKLLLGALRDEGLTAQPLLMEDLAEIVAGRTGPPALALIRNLSHRDAISVSRRLEHAGVATLNRAATIETCNDKGLQSLLFARHAIPHPDTRHAFSFDQVRKSVAELGMPAVVKPVSGSWGRGVSKMTHADCVEAWAAGRESADATGKHFPVVVQEYIDKPGHDLRVVVVGRTPVVAIQRVSDDWRTNTHLGAEVRRVEVTAEMEKLCGQVVDALGPGFFGVDLVEDRSTGELLVLEVNANPEFARSSAQHGVNVAGHLAAYVAETLTASAV; encoded by the coding sequence GTGACAACCTCCGACCAGGTCCTGCTCTCGGTCACGATGCTGCGCCCGGAGGAGAAGCTGCTCCTCGGCGCACTGCGTGACGAGGGCCTGACGGCGCAACCGCTGCTCATGGAGGATCTGGCCGAGATCGTGGCGGGCCGCACCGGCCCGCCCGCTCTCGCCCTGATCAGGAACCTTTCCCACCGGGATGCGATCAGCGTCTCCCGCCGCCTGGAACACGCCGGAGTCGCCACCCTCAACCGCGCGGCGACGATCGAGACCTGCAACGACAAGGGACTGCAGTCGTTGCTCTTCGCCCGGCACGCAATTCCGCACCCCGACACCCGGCACGCCTTCAGCTTCGACCAGGTCCGCAAGTCCGTCGCCGAACTGGGCATGCCCGCCGTGGTCAAGCCGGTCAGCGGCTCCTGGGGCCGCGGGGTCAGCAAGATGACGCACGCCGACTGCGTGGAGGCGTGGGCCGCGGGCCGCGAGTCCGCCGACGCCACGGGAAAGCACTTCCCGGTCGTCGTGCAGGAGTACATCGACAAGCCCGGCCACGATCTGCGGGTGGTGGTCGTCGGGCGGACCCCGGTCGTGGCCATCCAGCGGGTGTCGGACGACTGGCGCACCAACACCCACCTGGGCGCCGAGGTCCGGCGCGTCGAGGTCACCGCGGAGATGGAGAAGCTCTGCGGCCAGGTCGTCGACGCCCTCGGCCCCGGCTTCTTCGGGGTGGACCTGGTCGAGGACCGGTCCACGGGCGAACTGCTCGTGCTCGAAGTGAACGCCAATCCCGAATTCGCCCGTTCCTCCGCCCAGCACGGAGTGAACGTGGCCGGCCACCTCGCCGCCTACGTCGCGGAGACCCTCACGGCCTCAGCCGTGTGA
- a CDS encoding lysine biosynthesis protein LysW has translation MATATTVASCLVCDTEFEVREDWEKGEITECGACGQEHEVVEKSAAGIRLDLAPEVEEDWGE, from the coding sequence ATGGCAACTGCGACTACCGTCGCCAGCTGTCTCGTATGCGACACCGAATTCGAGGTGCGCGAGGACTGGGAGAAGGGCGAGATCACCGAGTGCGGGGCCTGCGGCCAGGAACACGAGGTCGTCGAGAAGTCCGCGGCGGGCATACGCCTGGACCTTGCCCCTGAGGTGGAAGAGGACTGGGGCGAGTGA
- a CDS encoding AfsR/SARP family transcriptional regulator — translation MTVTESRGLRFNVLGSLECLADGHRIKLGGPLQDRILTSLLLESGRTVPIERLIETAWGETAPDTAKQQVRKAIADLRRRIPDGPALIVTEDAGYRVSVEPLQVDLHLFSRHVQVSAAERSAGELGAAAGELRKALALWRGPVLNGTGGPVLDAASTVLEERRLAAVEELFTLRLQLGEDSDIVSEIREFADAHPLREGLRAHLMLALYRAGRQAEALHEYAAVRALLAEELGISPCPDLTGLFEKILRASPELDTPAPAPPAPSLRPPVGARPADNAPCTLPYELPDFTGRHLELGYLLDRGQTGDGVRIVAVDGMGGAGKTTLIVCAAHRLADSYPDGQLYIDLRGFTPGERPMAPEEATRILLRALGTPDNAVPDGTESRLAMWQAATASRRLLLVLDNAAEAAQIRPLLPVTSECLVLVASRGRLLDLDGAHWISLGTLAPQESAALLARTLGEERVAADPEAAKSLATLCGHLPLALRIATARLHNRPRWTLQYFVDRLREGDALLTELRSTERSVATTIQLSYEALGEEHRRAFMLLGVHPGPNFDPYAAAALTDMTPRDAEQMLEDLLDSQLLQQHEAGRYSFHDLIRSFALSLWDDSVRHEKDSAVGRLLNYYLGATNEACRILFPGLRQYASAPTGNAPGLPAFGDAPTARRWYDRESRGLQATVRLGQKHAFHRLASYLARNTVLHLHAQGDIRDFRELAEVAVSAARRAADTQALCLSLANLASAHQILGEFRLATQAAEEGLGVARSQGDPVSEAAFLDLLGWAHIVLGSLSEGYDLLLRGIALHREFGALRRESIALCNLSTLHLWQSRTTEAIAAAERAVMLCQEVGEQEHEVAALNDLVIAHLDGGDDASAQKYLDRALALGEHSPMPRNRAMSLALRAVLHQRHGQSDEVMTYIDQALALVSPLGTVTWQCEVENIAGLVHHRGGNHEKALGLHRSAHHRALGIGYRMGMAQGLHGMAKAEKSLGRNEIARGHLHGAEELFAAMNIPRAILGSPGRESVGCTLGSFCCSTQTQGVGQ, via the coding sequence ATGACGGTCACAGAAAGTCGCGGGCTGCGGTTCAACGTTCTCGGGTCCCTGGAATGCCTGGCCGACGGGCATCGGATCAAGCTCGGGGGACCGCTCCAGGACCGCATTCTGACGTCCCTGCTACTGGAGTCCGGGCGGACGGTGCCCATCGAGCGCCTCATCGAGACAGCTTGGGGAGAAACCGCCCCCGATACCGCCAAGCAGCAGGTCCGCAAAGCCATTGCCGACCTTCGGCGGCGCATTCCCGACGGTCCGGCGCTGATCGTGACGGAGGACGCCGGGTACCGCGTGTCCGTGGAGCCGCTCCAGGTCGACCTGCATCTCTTCTCGCGCCATGTCCAGGTGTCCGCAGCCGAGCGCTCCGCGGGAGAGCTCGGTGCGGCGGCCGGGGAACTGCGCAAGGCCCTCGCGCTGTGGCGGGGTCCGGTGCTGAACGGGACGGGCGGGCCGGTCCTCGACGCGGCGTCCACCGTCCTGGAGGAACGGCGCCTGGCCGCGGTCGAGGAACTCTTCACGCTCCGGCTCCAGCTGGGCGAGGACAGCGACATCGTGAGCGAGATACGCGAGTTCGCCGACGCCCACCCGCTGCGCGAGGGACTGCGCGCCCACCTGATGCTCGCTCTGTACCGTGCCGGCCGGCAGGCTGAAGCGCTCCACGAGTACGCCGCCGTACGAGCGTTGCTGGCGGAAGAACTCGGGATCAGTCCCTGTCCGGACCTGACCGGCCTGTTCGAGAAGATCCTGCGGGCCAGCCCCGAACTGGACACGCCCGCACCAGCGCCCCCGGCCCCGTCCCTGCGCCCGCCCGTAGGGGCGCGACCCGCCGACAACGCCCCGTGCACCCTGCCGTACGAACTGCCGGACTTCACCGGCCGTCACCTGGAACTCGGGTACCTGCTCGACCGCGGACAGACGGGCGACGGGGTGCGGATCGTCGCCGTCGACGGGATGGGCGGCGCCGGCAAGACCACCCTCATCGTGTGTGCGGCGCACCGCTTGGCCGACTCCTACCCGGACGGCCAGCTCTACATCGACCTGCGCGGCTTCACCCCGGGGGAGCGCCCCATGGCACCCGAGGAGGCGACGCGCATACTGCTGCGCGCCCTGGGGACACCCGACAACGCCGTCCCCGACGGCACCGAGAGCCGTCTGGCTATGTGGCAGGCCGCCACAGCCTCGCGCAGGCTGCTCCTCGTCCTCGACAACGCGGCGGAGGCCGCACAGATACGCCCGCTCCTGCCCGTCACGTCCGAGTGCCTGGTCCTTGTGGCCAGCCGTGGCCGCCTGCTCGATCTCGACGGCGCCCACTGGATATCGCTGGGCACGCTGGCGCCTCAGGAAAGCGCGGCGCTGCTCGCCAGGACGCTCGGCGAGGAACGCGTGGCCGCCGACCCCGAAGCCGCGAAGTCGCTGGCCACGCTCTGCGGGCATCTGCCACTCGCGCTGCGCATCGCCACAGCCAGGCTCCACAACCGCCCCCGCTGGACGCTGCAGTACTTCGTCGACCGCCTCCGCGAGGGGGATGCCCTGCTCACGGAGCTCCGTTCCACCGAACGCAGCGTCGCCACCACCATCCAGCTCTCCTACGAGGCCCTGGGTGAGGAGCACCGTCGGGCGTTCATGCTCCTCGGAGTGCACCCCGGGCCGAACTTCGACCCGTATGCGGCCGCGGCTCTCACGGACATGACGCCCAGGGACGCCGAGCAGATGCTGGAAGACCTGCTCGATTCGCAACTGCTGCAGCAGCACGAGGCAGGGCGGTATTCGTTCCACGACCTCATCCGCAGCTTCGCCCTCAGCCTCTGGGACGATTCCGTGCGGCACGAGAAGGACTCAGCGGTCGGCCGCCTGCTGAACTACTACCTGGGCGCGACCAACGAGGCGTGCCGGATCCTGTTCCCCGGACTGCGCCAGTACGCGTCCGCTCCGACGGGGAACGCGCCGGGGCTGCCCGCGTTCGGTGACGCACCGACCGCCCGCCGGTGGTACGACCGGGAGAGCAGGGGCCTTCAGGCCACCGTCCGGCTGGGACAGAAGCACGCCTTTCACCGCCTGGCCAGCTACCTGGCCAGAAACACGGTGCTGCACCTGCACGCGCAGGGAGACATCCGGGATTTCCGGGAGCTGGCGGAGGTCGCGGTATCCGCTGCCCGCCGGGCGGCGGATACCCAGGCCCTGTGTCTGAGCCTGGCCAACCTGGCCTCGGCGCACCAGATACTCGGAGAGTTCCGGCTGGCGACTCAGGCCGCGGAAGAAGGTCTGGGGGTGGCCCGGTCGCAGGGTGATCCCGTCAGCGAAGCGGCTTTCCTGGATCTGCTCGGCTGGGCACACATCGTGCTCGGCAGCCTTTCCGAGGGGTACGACCTCCTCTTGCGGGGAATTGCGCTTCACCGCGAGTTCGGAGCCCTGAGGCGGGAGTCCATCGCGCTGTGCAATCTCAGCACCCTGCACCTGTGGCAGAGCCGGACCACGGAAGCGATCGCCGCCGCCGAACGGGCCGTCATGCTCTGCCAGGAAGTCGGGGAGCAGGAACACGAAGTAGCCGCCCTCAACGACCTGGTCATAGCGCACCTGGACGGAGGCGACGACGCGTCGGCACAGAAGTACCTCGACCGGGCCCTGGCACTCGGCGAACACTCCCCGATGCCCAGGAACCGGGCCATGTCCCTGGCGTTAAGAGCCGTTCTCCACCAGCGGCACGGACAGAGCGACGAGGTGATGACGTACATCGATCAAGCACTCGCGCTGGTCAGCCCGCTGGGTACGGTGACGTGGCAGTGCGAGGTCGAGAACATCGCGGGACTGGTCCACCATCGCGGCGGGAACCACGAGAAGGCGCTCGGCCTGCACCGAAGTGCCCATCACAGGGCACTGGGTATCGGATACCGCATGGGTATGGCGCAGGGACTGCACGGCATGGCGAAAGCCGAGAAGTCGCTGGGCAGGAATGAAATTGCCCGGGGGCACTTGCACGGCGCTGAGGAACTCTTCGCTGCCATGAACATCCCCCGGGCCATCCTCGGCTCGCCCGGCCGTGAGTCTGTGGGCTGCACCCTTGGGTCATTTTGTTGCAGCACACAAACGCAAGGCGTGGGTCAGTAG